In Flavobacterium sp. 83, the genomic window GTCCATTTTTCTTGGCAATTTCCTGATACAATCGAGTAGCTTCATAACATTGCTCGCTGTTGTATCTTGAAAATTGAGGGAACAAATTGATTCTGGCCTTTGGAAGACTTTCACCTGTTAGGAATTTACCTGACAAAACGCCAAAAGCCATTGGCGAATACGCTAATAATCCCACATTTTCTCTCATACAAATCTCAGCAGAACCCGCTTCAAAAAGTCGGTTTAGTAACGAATATGGATTTTGAATCGTTTTTATTTTTGGCAAATTATGGTATTTGCTTTCTTCCAGAAAACGCATAATTCCCCAAGGCGTTTCATTAGAAAGCCCAATGTGTTTGATTTTTCCTTCTTTAACGAAACCGTCTAAGGTTTCGAGAACATTGTGAATATTATCTTCCCAACCATCTTCTTGCACTTTGAAACCGCGTTGCCCAAAAAAGTTGGTTTTGCGTTCTGGCCAATGCAACTGATACACATCAAGATAATCGGTTTGTAATCGTTGTAAACTTTGGTCTAATGCAAACTTGATACTGGCTGGCGAAAAATCATTTTTCTCACGCATATACGTGAAATTAGGATTTGGTCCCGCAATTTTTGAAGCCAAAACTACTTCTTCTCTTTTTCCTGTTTTTTTGAACCAGGTTCCAAGAATTTTCTCGGTACTTCCGTAGGTTTCCTGACGCGCCGGAACAGAATACATCTCGGCAGTATCAAAGAAATTGACTCCTCTTTCAAGAGCATAATCCATTTGTGCATGACCGTCAGCTTCCGTATTTTGTTGTCCAAAAGTCATGGTTCCAAGGCAAATTTTGCTGACTTTTATATCGGTATTCGGTAAAGTAGTATATTTCATAATTAAGGAAATTGTATTTTAATTTTTCAAAAACAAAGATAAAATTAGTTTGTTGTTTAGATTTGCTGTTAACACAAAATTGAGAAACGTTTACAAAAAATAACCGCTAATTCGCAAATTAAAACCTCTCAATCGAAAGATAAAATTAGCGAATTAGCGGTTAAAAAGGGTGCTTTAAACCATTAAATAAATTAAGTTTCATTAAGAATCAACGCTTAATTCTCTTAAAATCTTAATGGTGAAACTTGTTACTAACCTGAGTTTGATTATTATTTTACTAATAAATTGTATATCATTAATTTACAGTTAACTGATTTTCCTGCAAGGTCTTTTTTTTAACCTTGTAGGTATGTAAATCTAAAAAATGGCACCTACAAGGTTTTGGAAACCTTGCAGGATTATAAACGGTATTAAAAATGAACACTTTAATAATCGAAATCAGGTTACTAGATATTTAAACCTTAATTGATATCATTCAACATTTTAGAAATCTCGTCTAATCTTGGGGTTAAGATAATTTCGATTCTACGGTTTTTAGCTTTTCCTTCAGCGGTTGAATTGCTTACCAAAGGAGAAAATTCTCCTCTTCCGGCAGCGGTTAGGTTTTCCTTATTGATTTTCTTGTTTTCACTCAAAATAGCAACTATTGCTGTGGCTCTTTTAGTTGATAAATCCCAGTTGTCTGCAATTGGTCCTGAACCTGCGAAAGCATCGTCATCTGTATGTCCTTCAATAAGAACTGAGATTTCCGGGTTATCACCCAAAACTTTTCCTAATTCTACAACTGCCTTTTTACCTTCGGAACCCACTGCCCAGCTTCCAGAATTGAAAAGCAGTTTGTTTTCCATGGAAACATATACTTTCCCGTTTTTTTGTTGAACTGTCAACCCTTTTCCTTCAAAGCTATTCAAGGCTTTAGACAAGGTTTCTTTTAATTTTTTCATGCTTGCTTCTTTGGCGGCAATCAAAGATTCCAACTCATCTAAACGTTGTGCGCTTTTGTTTAAACGTTCTTGTTCTAATGCTAACGCTTTCCCTTTCTCGTCTAATTGATCCAACAAATCACGATTTTTCTTCATGTTGCTTTGCAAAGCATCTCCGCTGTTTTTTTCTAAAGCAGCGTAGGAATCCTGCAACACTTTAAATTTATTTTGTGCAGCAGCATAGTCGGCTTTCAATTTTTCCAGTTCCGATTTTGATTTGCTTAAATCTGATGTTAGAACACTTCGGTCCAATTCTAATTGATTTTTGGCTTTTAAAAGATCTTCATTTTCATCCGTTAATCTTCTATTTTCTTTTTTTGAATCGGTGTACTTGCTTTCTAAGTCATTGTATATTTTCTTAGATACACATGAGCTTGAAAGTGCCAGTACCAGTAATCCGATGGAAACTCTTTTAATCATTTTATTAGTATTTATGTTGTTTCTATTGTTGTTTTGAAAGCAAAACGCAAATTATATTTGGATGCCCTAGCCCCGATAAAAGTGAAAATCCTTTTTATTTTTATCTTTAAAAAATAAAAAGATTGTAACGGATAGCGGGAAATAGCTCCAGATTGCTTTATTCCTCGCAATGATTTTTATTCGATTTCTACCAAAATTGGGCAATGATCTGAATGTACCGCATCTGCAAGAATAACGGCTCTTTTGAGTTTATGTTTTAAGGTATCGCTAACTAAATTATAATCGATGCGCCAGCCCTTGTTGTTTCCTCTTGCTCCGGCGCGGTAACTCCACCACGAATATTGATGCGGTTCACTATTGAAATGGCGGAAACTATCCAAAAATCCAGACTTCATGAATCCATCGAGCCAGGCTCTTTCTTGTGGCAAAAACCCCGAAACGGTTTTGTTTCTGATGGGATCGTGAATGTCGATTGCTTCGTGACAAATGTTGTAATCGCCGCAGATAACCAGATTTGGTGTTTCTTTTTTGAGTTCGTCAATGTAGGTTTGAAAATCATCCATGAACATAAACTTATGGTCTAATCGCTCGATATTTGTCCCAGATGGCAAGTACAAACTCATCACAGAAAAGTCATCGAAATCAGCCCTAAGGTTTCTTCCTTCAAAATCCATGTGGTGAATTCCAGTTCCGTGAACGACATTATTGGGTTTGATTTTAGAGAGAATAGCCACTCCACTATACCCTTTTTTTGTTGCCGAATAATAATATTGATACGGATAACCCGCTTTTGTGATAGCATCTACCGGGATTTGTTCCTCGGTTGCCTTAATTTCCTGAAGACAAATAATATCAGGATTTGCGTGTTGCAACCAATCTATAAATCCTTTAGAAATGGCGGCTCTTATTCCGTTGACGTTGTATGAAATAATTCTCATTAAAGTGTTTTTTTGAATGTAATTCGATAAATTATTACTAGCCTAAAGTTATCATGAACCCACTTTTAAATTTTATCGAAAAAATTTATATCGTTTTTATATGGATTTCAAATGTAACAAAAAAGTAGAAGTTTGATTCAGAAAAAGAGAGAAAATGGAGTTTTTTGCTATCTTTGTTTCTTGCTCAAAAAAATTAAATATACATGGGTTTAGTAACCGCCAAAGAAGTCGCAAAAGCGATAAATGCAGATAAGTACGGAGTTCTTGGAACTTTTTCAGGCTGGATGCTCATGAAGGTGCTAAAAATTTCTACTTTAAACAAAGTATACGACAGAAACAAGCATTTGAAAGATGTTGATTTCCTGAACGGGATATTAGATGATTTACAAATAAAATTTGAAATCCCCGAAGAAGACTTAAAACGCTTACCAAAAGAGGGGGCTTATATCACGATTTCAAACCATCCGTTAGGAGGAATTGACGGGGTTCTATTATTGAAATTAATGCTTGAAAGAGAGCCTAATTTCAAAATTATCGCTAATTTCCTTTTGCATCGTATTGAGCCTCTTAAGAAATACATTATGCCGGTTAATCCTTTTGAAAATCATAAGGATGCTAAATCAAGCGTGGTAGGAATAAAAGAAACCCTACGTCATTTAAGTGACGGAAAACCATTGGGAATGTTTCCAGCGGGAGAAGTTTCAACGTATAAAGACGGGAAATTAATGGTGGATAAACCCTGGGAGGAAGGAGCTATCAAAGTAATTAGAAAAGCACAAGTTCCTGTTGTCCCTATTTATTTTCACGCTAAAAACAGTCGATTATTTTATTTGCTTTCTAAAATAAGCGGCACTTTTAGAACGGCAAAACTGCCTTCGGAAGTGTTTAGCCAGAAACACCGCGTAATCAAAGTGCGCATTGGTAAACCTATTTCGGTAAGTGAACAAAATGAACACGCAACAATAGAGGAATATTCGGAGTTTTTAAGAAAGAAAACGTACATGCTTGCGAATCCTTTCGAAAAAGAAAGTCCTTTTTTACCGACTCCTACTTTAAAAATCCCTAAAAGCCCAAAGAAAATTGTCACTGCCGCAAGTCAAGACAAAATGATTAAGGAAGTAGATGCATTACGCAGTACGGATTGCCGACTTTTACAAAGTAAAAACTATGAAGTTTTCTTTACAGAAGCATCTAAGATTCCAAATATTCTCCATGAAATTGGCCGTCTTAGAGAAATTACTTTTCGAGAAGTGGGTGAAGGAACAAATGAACCCATTGATTTAGACAAGCACGACCAATATTATCACCACCTTTTTCTATGGGATGCTGATGCCAATAAAATTGCCGGTGCTTATAGAATGGGATTGGGTTCAGAAATTTATCCTAAATACGGAATAAATGGTTTTTACCTAAACGATCTTTTTCGATTTGAACCCGAATTATATGATATGATGCACAAATCCATAGAAATGGGTCGCGCTTTTATCATTAAAGAATACCAACAGAAACCAATGCCGCTTTTCCTGCTTTGGAAAGGAATAATGCACACCACTTTACGTTATCCGGAACATAAATTTCTATTAGGTGGCGTGAGTATCAGCAATCAATTTTCAGATTTTTCAAAATCGCTGATGATTGAATTTATGAAGTCAAATTATTACGATCCGTATATTGCGCAATATATTCACCCGAAGAAAGCGTATAAGGTAAAACTAAAAGATGCCGATAAAGATTTCATTTTTAATGAAACCGAATCTGATTTGAATAAGTTTGATAAAATCATTGATGAACTGGAACCAGGAAGTTTGCGTTTACCGGTTTTGATTAAAAAATACATCAAACAAAACGCAAAAGTGGTTGCTTTTAATGTCGATCCGCTGTTTAATAACGCCGTTGACGGATTAATGTACATCCGAATTGCCGATATTCCGGAAAGCACCATGAAACCTGTAATGGAAGAATTTCAGGCTGAACTGGAACGAAAACTAAGCGAAAAAGAAGATTAATTTTCGAATTATAAATAAAAATCCCGTTTATGAACGGGATTTTTTATGTTTTATAATTACCTCCAGATTGACTCTTTTAAAATAGCATCTAACGAATGGTTTTTTATAAAGAAAACCAATCTGATGATGTGATAAACAACAAGAAAGAATCCCAGACCATAAGCCAGTTTTTTATTATACAAAACAGCATTAAAATACTCTTTTTGGGTAATCAGTTCCATCGTTAAAACAACAATGGTAACAATACAGAATACAATCACAAAAGGACCTAATACATGATAGCTTATGGATTTATAAAAATCCCCCTCATAAAAATAAACCAATGATTTTGTAATTCCGCAACCCGGACATGGAAAACCTGTAACCATTTTAAAAGGACACAAAGACTGATCCGTTTCAAGATGATTGTCTCCATTAAAAAACATTAAAAAAAACGGAACCATCAGCGTTAATAAAGCGCCAATGATTCCGTAAACTTTGCGTTTTTCTTTAGTATTAATTGTATAATTTATTAATGTCATTTTGAACTATCATTGCAGCAATCATAGGAAAGAATAGCCCTAGAATCAATAACAAAACCGTATCGTCTTTTTGGCCTGAACCGGATCTATGATACACTTCCGGAAGCCCGTCTCTGCCTGCCAAATAAAAGAAATAAACATTTACGGGATAACAACAACCTGCAAAAATTGCAATTGGTTGCGAGATAACTTCTCTTTCAGAAACCGCATTTAAAACTTCCGCAACTTTGATGTTCCAATAGATTAAATACAATCCGCAGGTTAAAAACCCAAAAATTAATACTAATACCGGATCTACTTTAAAGACCGGAATAGGTTTTCTTGGAGTGTTCCAAGTTTCTTGTACAATTTCTTCCATTTTGGTTTGGTTTGGTTAAATTTAGTTAGTAAAAACACAATGTAATTTGGCTCTCAAAGTTCAATTCAAACTCTTCAATATCCAAAATCATAAGACTGTATTTAAACAAAATTGTTACACCTGCCTCAGATAAATTTATATTTTTATTTAACCAAAATATTTTGCTTTAATCTTATCTACAATTACTTGCGCCAGTCGCTCATGGCTCTCGAATGTCCAACCGGCAATATGAGGCGTCAGAATCACATTCTTGGCTTTCAACAAATACTGAAAGGCTTCTGGTGTATTTTTATCTTGAAACAGCGTTTCAAAAGACAATTTTTCATATTCCAAAACATCTAAACCAGCTCCTAGAATTTTGCCGGATTTCATCGCAGCAACCAAATCAGCAGTGACAATATTCTTGCCACGAGACGTATTTATAATCCAAAAAGGTTTGGCAAACCCATTTATAAAATCAGCATCCACCATTTTATCAGTTTCCGGAGTCCATGGAATATGAAGGCTTACTACATCCACTTTTTTCTGAAATTCTGCTAATGAAACTTGCTTTGCATTGCTGTCGCCCACGTTTTCCTGAATGTCATAACACAACACTTCTGCATCAAAACCACGGAGTTTCTTGGCAAATGATTTACCCATATTTCCATAACCAATAATCCCTACCGTTTTCCCATCCAATTCATGACCACGATTGCTTTCTCTGTTCCAATGGCCGGAACGTATCTCGCTATCGGCTTCATTTAATTTATTAAAAAGAGACAAAATCATTCCTAACGTATGCTCGGCAACAGCATTTCTGTTTCCTTCTGGAGCTGCAATAAGCGTGATGTTTTTAGATATTGCATATTCGCAATCAATACTTTCTAATCCTGCTCCTACTCTTGCTATGAATTGCAAATTAGTGGCTTTGTCTAAAAATGCTTTATCAATCTTGAAACGGCTTCGAATAACAATTCCCTGATAATCTTGAATTTTTACTTCAATTTCTTCTTTTGAGGAAGTAAAATCACTGTGATTTATAAAACCGGCATTTTGCAATTGATCCCAAAGTAAGGAATGATTGCTATCGATATGAAGGATTTTAATATCCATAAAAAAGTTTCTAAGTTTTAGTACCCCAAATTAACAAAAAAATAGTTCCCAAATGTGTAAATTAGCATTCTTTCTATTCTGAGATGTGTCTCAAGAATTCAATAGTACTAAAACTCAAAAATGAAATTAACAAAAACATTTAAGGCCTTTTTTGAAAGCGAAAAAGCGGGAGGATTACTGCTGCTTTTTGTAACTATTCTTTCTCTTTGTCTTGCTAATTCCCCTTTTCAAACCGAATACATTGCCTTTTGGGAAACCCAATTGGGGCATCATTCAATCACACATTGGATTAATGACGGGCTGATGACTATCTTTTTCCTGCTAATAGGTTTAGAACTGGAACGCGAAATTTATCATGGTGAATTGTCTAGTATCAAGAATGCTGCGTTGCCTATTTTTGGTGCTTTGGGTGGAATGCTGCTTCCAGCCGGAATATTTCTTGCTTTAAATTTTGGAACCTTAACCCAAAACGGAGC contains:
- a CDS encoding NADP(H)-dependent aldo-keto reductase; the encoded protein is MKYTTLPNTDIKVSKICLGTMTFGQQNTEADGHAQMDYALERGVNFFDTAEMYSVPARQETYGSTEKILGTWFKKTGKREEVVLASKIAGPNPNFTYMREKNDFSPASIKFALDQSLQRLQTDYLDVYQLHWPERKTNFFGQRGFKVQEDGWEDNIHNVLETLDGFVKEGKIKHIGLSNETPWGIMRFLEESKYHNLPKIKTIQNPYSLLNRLFEAGSAEICMRENVGLLAYSPMAFGVLSGKFLTGESLPKARINLFPQFSRYNSEQCYEATRLYQEIAKKNGLTLTELSLAFIEQQPFVTSTIIGATTMEQLKENIDTIHISLSDEILKAIDEVQAVFPDPAP
- a CDS encoding flagellar motor protein MotB produces the protein MIKRVSIGLLVLALSSSCVSKKIYNDLESKYTDSKKENRRLTDENEDLLKAKNQLELDRSVLTSDLSKSKSELEKLKADYAAAQNKFKVLQDSYAALEKNSGDALQSNMKKNRDLLDQLDEKGKALALEQERLNKSAQRLDELESLIAAKEASMKKLKETLSKALNSFEGKGLTVQQKNGKVYVSMENKLLFNSGSWAVGSEGKKAVVELGKVLGDNPEISVLIEGHTDDDAFAGSGPIADNWDLSTKRATAIVAILSENKKINKENLTAAGRGEFSPLVSNSTAEGKAKNRRIEIILTPRLDEISKMLNDIN
- a CDS encoding exodeoxyribonuclease III; protein product: MRIISYNVNGIRAAISKGFIDWLQHANPDIICLQEIKATEEQIPVDAITKAGYPYQYYYSATKKGYSGVAILSKIKPNNVVHGTGIHHMDFEGRNLRADFDDFSVMSLYLPSGTNIERLDHKFMFMDDFQTYIDELKKETPNLVICGDYNICHEAIDIHDPIRNKTVSGFLPQERAWLDGFMKSGFLDSFRHFNSEPHQYSWWSYRAGARGNNKGWRIDYNLVSDTLKHKLKRAVILADAVHSDHCPILVEIE
- a CDS encoding lysophospholipid acyltransferase family protein, which gives rise to MGLVTAKEVAKAINADKYGVLGTFSGWMLMKVLKISTLNKVYDRNKHLKDVDFLNGILDDLQIKFEIPEEDLKRLPKEGAYITISNHPLGGIDGVLLLKLMLEREPNFKIIANFLLHRIEPLKKYIMPVNPFENHKDAKSSVVGIKETLRHLSDGKPLGMFPAGEVSTYKDGKLMVDKPWEEGAIKVIRKAQVPVVPIYFHAKNSRLFYLLSKISGTFRTAKLPSEVFSQKHRVIKVRIGKPISVSEQNEHATIEEYSEFLRKKTYMLANPFEKESPFLPTPTLKIPKSPKKIVTAASQDKMIKEVDALRSTDCRLLQSKNYEVFFTEASKIPNILHEIGRLREITFREVGEGTNEPIDLDKHDQYYHHLFLWDADANKIAGAYRMGLGSEIYPKYGINGFYLNDLFRFEPELYDMMHKSIEMGRAFIIKEYQQKPMPLFLLWKGIMHTTLRYPEHKFLLGGVSISNQFSDFSKSLMIEFMKSNYYDPYIAQYIHPKKAYKVKLKDADKDFIFNETESDLNKFDKIIDELEPGSLRLPVLIKKYIKQNAKVVAFNVDPLFNNAVDGLMYIRIADIPESTMKPVMEEFQAELERKLSEKED
- a CDS encoding DUF2752 domain-containing protein, translated to MTLINYTINTKEKRKVYGIIGALLTLMVPFFLMFFNGDNHLETDQSLCPFKMVTGFPCPGCGITKSLVYFYEGDFYKSISYHVLGPFVIVFCIVTIVVLTMELITQKEYFNAVLYNKKLAYGLGFFLVVYHIIRLVFFIKNHSLDAILKESIWR
- a CDS encoding DUF4234 domain-containing protein, encoding MEEIVQETWNTPRKPIPVFKVDPVLVLIFGFLTCGLYLIYWNIKVAEVLNAVSEREVISQPIAIFAGCCYPVNVYFFYLAGRDGLPEVYHRSGSGQKDDTVLLLILGLFFPMIAAMIVQNDINKLYN
- a CDS encoding 2-hydroxyacid dehydrogenase — translated: MDIKILHIDSNHSLLWDQLQNAGFINHSDFTSSKEEIEVKIQDYQGIVIRSRFKIDKAFLDKATNLQFIARVGAGLESIDCEYAISKNITLIAAPEGNRNAVAEHTLGMILSLFNKLNEADSEIRSGHWNRESNRGHELDGKTVGIIGYGNMGKSFAKKLRGFDAEVLCYDIQENVGDSNAKQVSLAEFQKKVDVVSLHIPWTPETDKMVDADFINGFAKPFWIINTSRGKNIVTADLVAAMKSGKILGAGLDVLEYEKLSFETLFQDKNTPEAFQYLLKAKNVILTPHIAGWTFESHERLAQVIVDKIKAKYFG